The DNA region TAAAAAAGGGGCTAGTAGCATAACTACCAGCCCTATTCTTTTAGCGACGTGAGCGAACAACTTGCGTTGTTTTAATTGCAATCGTCTTACGACCCTTGGCGCGGCGGCGGCCTAAAACCGCTACTCCGTCCTTGGTCTTCATGCGTGCAAGGAAGCCATGTACGCGGGCGCGGCGTCTGGTGCGCGGCTGATAAGTTCTTTTTGTAGCCATAGGGTTAATCTATGGACGGGATCTTAGGCTAAAAGTGTTTTTTGGCAATAGTTAGGGATGAAAGAAGGCCCAGCGTTCACAAAATAGTATTTTGTTACTAGCTGAGCCTTGTTTTAGAGCCCTTTACGAGCGAAGAAAGTGTTTCGTGAACCGACATTGATACCTCTTGCCATTGATCGCCCTTTGGGACCATATAGCAACAAGGGTGTTGCCTCCATGCGTTTTTTATCCGTTCTGAAAGCGCTTCTGCGGTTTCGTAGTCTTCAGAACGAGGCGGGGTTATTGCTCCGCATACGTTCGTAGACTTCTTGACTCGGTTGAGAGAGACAGATTACTGCTTGATAGCGAGCATACTCTGCTTCTCGAGTAGTACGGAGGAGGCTCGTAAGTGTCTCTACACCTCCGTCGATATAAGCAGCATTATCCATGCTACCGCGATCGAGAATGATGGCTTTTTTGCCATCACGGATCGCCTGATCTTGGGCCGCATGCTCAAAAGCACGTTGAACGGCATAGATCAGCTTTTGAAACTTCGCTGAGCCCACAGCATCACCCACAGGCGGCCTAATACCTACCTGAGCAATAACAATGGTTGCTACTTCTGGCACAAAAGCGAGTTCTGGATACCGCTCGCGCAACTCCTGCATCGAGGTGCTCTTACCAGAGCATGGCCCACCCGTCAGAACAACCATCGGCAGCGGAGTGACTGACATGAGCGTAAGAAGCTGGTTTGGATCTACGTTCTCGGTAAGCATGGCGCTTGCTTCGGCGAGGGCCAAATTATTAATCGAATTTGTTACTTCTTGATCCATCTCAAGAAAATCCGGA from Candidatus Nomurabacteria bacterium includes:
- the rpmH gene encoding 50S ribosomal protein L34, with amino-acid sequence MATKRTYQPRTRRRARVHGFLARMKTKDGVAVLGRRRAKGRKTIAIKTTQVVRSRR
- a CDS encoding AAA family ATPase, translating into MDSSAPSSKTSIEIERRFLVKRIKTNKPLSGCTKDHISQGYFGSLPGKTMRVRIKNNSTTIFTVKRGSGISRDEIETTVINENIGKAALDACVFTLSKTRYTFDGWELDIFEGPLKGLVLLERELLSEDEELPPFPDFLEMDQEVTNSINNLALAEASAMLTENVDPNQLLTLMSVTPLPMVVLTGGPCSGKSTSMQELRERYPELAFVPEVATIVIAQVGIRPPVGDAVGSAKFQKLIYAVQRAFEHAAQDQAIRDGKKAIILDRGSMDNAAYIDGGVETLTSLLRTTREAEYARYQAVICLSQPSQEVYERMRSNNPASF